Within Micavibrio sp. TMED2, the genomic segment CACAGGCGGTTGATGCACCGCTGGTGCCGGTTTCGGCATTGCGGCGACGGGTGCCGGATGCCGATACCGATGATGGCCTCGCCTATGAGATAGAGATCAAGGGCAAGGGCCTGCAGACGATTATCGTCAGCGTCTCCGATCGCCAGCAAGCTGCTGTGGCATCCGGCCTCGACGTGGGCGATACGGTCCTGCTGGGGAGTGCATCATCAGCCGCAGCACAGGGGCAAGGCGGCTTCCGGCGTGGCGGGATGGCCCGGATATGAGCACCGAACCACTGATCGACATCACCCATCTGTCGCGTCACTTTACCAGCGGCGAAACCGTGGTGAAGGCGCTGGATGATGTCAGCCTGTCGATCCATCCCGGCGAATTCGTTGCGATCATGGGGCAGTCAGGCTCCGGCAAATCGACCCTGATGAATATTCTCGGCTGTCTCGACCGCCCCACTGAGGGCACATACAAGGTGCTCGGCCGGGAGGTCAGCAAGCTGGGGCCGGATGCACTGGCGAACCTGCGGCGGGAAACCTTCGGTTTCATTTTTCAGCGCTATAACCTGCTCGGCACCGCCACGGCGGAAGAGAATGTTGAGATACCGGCGATGTATGCCGGTCTGGCGAAGACCGTGCGCCAGAGCCGCGCGCGCAAACTGCTCGGCGACCTCGGGCTGGGGGAGCGCGGCGATCATCGCCCGAACCAGCTCTCTGGTGGCCAGCAGCAGCGGGTGGCGATTGCCCGGGCACTGATGAATGACCCACCGGTCATCCTCGCCGATGAACCGACCGGCGCGCTCGACAGCAAGAGCAGTGAAGACGTGATGCAGATCCTGAAGGGCCTGAACCGACAGGGGCGCACGGTGATTGTCATCACCCACGAGGAAGCGGTCGCCGCCCATGCCCGGCGCGTGATCCGCATACAGGACGGGCGGATACTGTCCGATGATGGAGAGACAGCACAGGACAATCCCGCTGCCGTGCTGCCGGAAACCAAACGCAATGGCGAGAGCGTACGGCTGATCTCGGATACCGAGGAAGCAGTGCGAACCGCGCTCAGGGCACTGCACGTCAACATGTTCCGCACCGCGCTGACCCTGCTCGGCATCGTGATCGGTGTGGCCGCGGTCATCACCATGCTGGCGGTTGGCAATGGCAGCAAACAGAACGTGCTCGACCAGATCAGCGCCATGGGCACCAACCTGCTGAACATCCGCCCTGGCATGCCGGGAATGCGCTCATCCGGGGATGTGGCGACGCTACTGCCCGAAGATGCCCGCGCCATCGCCGCCAATATCGACAATATCAGCTATGTCGTGCCCGAGCGCAGCGGTTCCAAGACCGTGCGTTACGGCAATGTCGATGCCGCCGTTGGCATCTCCGGCGTCGGTGCCTATTTCCCGGAAGCGCGTGACTGGCCGGCGGTACAGGGCTCATTTTTCACCGAAGCCGATGTGAACAGTTACGCCGCCGTTGCGGTGCTCGGAGCCACGGTGGTCGAGAACTTCTTCCCCTATGAGAACCCGCTCGGACAATACATCCTGATCGGCAATATCCCGTTCGAGGTGATCGGCATCATGAAGGCCAAAGGGGCGACCCCCTGGGGCCGGGATCAGGACGATACCATCTGGGTACCCTACACCACCTCGCTGGTGCGCCTGTTCGGCTCGAACTATCTGAGCACGATGAACATCAAGGTCGATAATGTCGACGAGATCGAGCAGACCCAGACAGCGATTACCAACCTGCTGGCATCGCGCCATGGTGAGGAGGATTTCTCGGTACGCAGCTCAACATCATTCCTCGAGATGGCAACCGAGACCCAGAATACCCTGACCATCCTGCTCGGTGCGGTCGCGGCGATCTCGCTGCTGGTCGGCGGTATCGGTGTCATGAACATCATGCTGGTCAGCGTGGTCGAGCGCACGCGCGAAATCGGCATCCGCATGGCCACCGGTGCCCGGCGACGTGACATCATGATCCAGTTCAATACCGAGGCCGGGGTGGTCTGCACCATCGGCGGCCTGCTCGGTGTCGCCATCGGCTTCAGTGCCGCCGGGGCGTTGTCCCTGTTCGGCATGAACATCGCCTTCTCGATGGGACCACCGCTGCTCGCCTTCGGCTGTGCCGTCTGTACCGGCCTGTTGTTCGGATACCTGCCAGCGCGCAAGGCAGCGCGCCTTGATCCCGTCGTCGCGCTGAGTTCGGAGTGAGCCTGTGAGAAACCATCTCGTTCTGCCAGTCGCGGCCCTGTTCCTGTCCGCCTGCTCGCTCACCCCCGATTACAACCGTCCCGATATCGCGGCACCGGCAACATGGAGCCAGCAACAGGATCAGCCGGGTGCTGCGGATATCGCCTATGACTGGTGGACCTCGTTCGGCAGCGAAGAACTGGACGGCCTGATGCAGGCGGCGCTGGCCAACAACACCGACCTGCTGGCCGGTATCCAGCGGATCGAGCAGGCACGGGCCAGCCTGAAAATAGCCGGAGCCACCCTGCTGCCACGGGTCGATGTTTCAGGCGGTGGCAACCGTTCCTATACCGATTTTGCCGATGGCGGTTCGGATCAGGCAACCAGCCTGAACGCCGGTCTGGGCATCGCCTATGAACTCGACCTGTTCGGTGCCAATCAGGCCAGGGTCGAGGCGGCACAGGCGCAGTATGAGGCGACCACGTTTAACGAAGATGCCTTGTCACTGCTGGTCATGGGCGATGTCGCCACCGGCTATTTCACCCTGCTCAATCTGCGTGAGCGTCTGGCCATTGCCGATGACAATCTGCAGATCGCCCGGGAGTTGCAGGAGATTGTCCAGACGAGGCTCGATCTCGGCTCTGAATCCATGCTCGCGCTCGCACAACAACGGGTTGCGGTCGCCAATAGCGAAGCCGCCCGCGCAGCATTGATCCAGCAGATCGCCAGTGCGGAAAACGCGCTGGCGGTATTGCTCGGCAAACCACCGGGGGCCGTTACGGTCGAGGCGGAGAACCTGTCCGGCACAACAGTACCCGGCATCGCACCCGGCCAGCCATCATTCCTGCTCGAGCGCCGCCCGGATATCAGGGCAGCCGAGGCAACGCTGATTGCCGCCAATGCCGATATCGGTGCCGCGCGGGCGGCATTCTTCCCGTCGATCTCACTCGGCGGTACCGGCTCGCTGGCCTCGACCGGCTTCGGTGATCCGGTGACCAGCGTTATCGCCCTCGCCGCCTCGATCGCAGCACCGATCTTCTCCGGCGGGGCCAATGAAGGCGGGTTGGAGAGCGCCACCGCCCGACAGCTGGAACTGGCGCAGGCCTATCGCGGCACCGTGCTGACCGGCTTTCAGGAAGTCGAGGATGCGCTGACAGCGGTCAGATCGGCACAGGACCGCGAGGCCGCCTATCAAGTCGCCATGGAGCAGTCGCGCGAAGCATATGACCTGTCGACACTGCAATATGATGCCGGTCTGATCGACTTTCAGACGCTGCTCGACACCCAGAGTTCGCGCCTGTCAGCCGAGGACAGTTATGCCCAGTCCCGCCTCGCCCTGCTGCTCGCCGCCATTGACCTCTACAAGGCCCTCGGCGGCGGCTGGCAGAGCGTGTAGACAGCAAGCGCGCCATTCAAAAGTTGGAATAGAAAATCACTGTAAAAATTTTTATTCTGCCAGTGCCATCCATCCAGCGCCGCCCACCCTGCCCGCTACCTGACGTCAAAGAGACAGAGAGATACATAAAATGACCAAACTGCTTCCCACCTCCACCGCTGGCAGCCTGCCGAAACCCTCCTGGCTGGCCGAACCCGAAAAACTCTGGTCTCCCTGGAAGCTTGAGGGCGAAGAGCTCGCGCTGGCCAAGCAGGATGCCCTCCGCGTGACTCTTGGCGAACAGTTTGGCGCCGGGATCGACATTGTCAGCGACGGCGAGCAGACCCGCCAGCATTTCGTCACCACCTTCATCGAAGGCCTTGAAGGCGTCGATTTTGAAAAGCGCGAAACCGTACGCATCCGGGACCGCTACGATGCCAGCGTGCCAACAGTGGTCAGCGCCGTATCGCGGCCCCGGCCGGTCTTTGTCGAGGACGCCAGATTTCTGCGCGCCCAGACCGACGCCCCGATCAAATGGGCGCTGCCCGGCCCGATGACCATGATCGACACACTATACGACGCGCATTACCGCAGCCGTGAGAAGCTCGCCTGGGAATTTGCCACGCTGCTGAACGAAGAGGCTCGCGAACTCGAAGCCGCGGGGGTCGACATCATCCAGTTCGACGAACCTGCCTTCAACGTCTTCTTCAACGAGGTGAATGACTGGGGTATGGCGACGCTCGAACGCGCGATGGAAGGCTTGGAATGCCAAAAGGCCGTTCATGTCTGCTATGGCTACGGCATCAAGGCGAATACCGACTGGAAGGCAACGCTCGGCTCCGAATGGCGACAGTACGAGATGATCTTCCCCGCCATTCAGCAATCCGGCGTCGATCTGGTCTCGCTCGAATGCCAGAACTCCCATGTGCCGATGGACCTGATCGAGATGTTGCGCGGCAAGAAGGTCATGGTCGGCGCCATCGACGTGGCCAATACGCAGGTCGAAACACCTGAAGAGGTAGCCAGCACCCTGCGCAAGGCACTTGAGTTCGTGGATGCAGACAAGCTCTATCCCTGCACCAATTGCGGAATGACGCCCCTGTCGCGTCAGGTCGCACGCGGCAAGCTCGAAGCGCTGAGTGCAGGAGCCGAGATCGTCCGGCAGGAACTGAGCACCTCTGCCGCGGCATAATCACTGCAATACCGGATATCACACCAAGGCACTGCGAGGGTGCCTTGGGCGGTGCCGTCAGAGAAAAAGTTTAATACTGCATGTTTCTGGAAAGCTTGCGAACTCGATCTGCATAAAATCAGAGAGTTACAAGCGCGCCATTCAAAATTTGAAACAGAAAATCACGGTGAAATTTTTTGTTCTGACAGTGCCTATCCGGGGATGATGGCGGTGGTGGCAGTCGTCTGCGAACCATGCTCTGTTCCCTGTTATCGCTGCAATACAGGGATTTTCAACATTCATGCGTTCTTCAAAACAGTGCCCTTGCCCATGAACAGGACAGAGAACTGCGGCGCAATCAGAAAATTCCCTGATCGTAGAAACAGGGAATAAATCTGCTCACAACAGGGAAGCCCGCAGCTTTTACAGCGATAAAATAATTAATTTAATCTTCCTAAGATCAGAACTTAACAGCCTCAATCACACCAAATCTGCAATATCAAAATCGGAAACCCCCAAGAGCAGAATTGATCCACCTTCCCCAAGCAACATCAGAATACTGCCTTCTACTTGGCTAATTGCGACCAGGTTTGGTTGCGACACGACGATCTGATCGCCGTCCTCAGCACTAAAATCTGTAATGACGTCGTTACCGAATCTGCCAGTAAAGATAAAGGTATCAGCCCCCTCTCCGCCCGTTAGACTATCATCACCGAGATTTCCATTCAGCCTGTCATTTCCATTATCGCCAAATATGGCATCATTTCCTTGGCCGCCAAATAGAACATCATCTCCCTGCCCTCCATATAGTAGGTCATTATCCTGGTTGCCATAGATGAAGTCGCTGTCCTGATTGCCATATATCGTATCGCTACCCTGTCCGCCGAAGCTAGTGTCGACACCAGACGC encodes:
- a CDS encoding macrolide ABC transporter permease/ATP-binding protein MacB, with amino-acid sequence MSTEPLIDITHLSRHFTSGETVVKALDDVSLSIHPGEFVAIMGQSGSGKSTLMNILGCLDRPTEGTYKVLGREVSKLGPDALANLRRETFGFIFQRYNLLGTATAEENVEIPAMYAGLAKTVRQSRARKLLGDLGLGERGDHRPNQLSGGQQQRVAIARALMNDPPVILADEPTGALDSKSSEDVMQILKGLNRQGRTVIVITHEEAVAAHARRVIRIQDGRILSDDGETAQDNPAAVLPETKRNGESVRLISDTEEAVRTALRALHVNMFRTALTLLGIVIGVAAVITMLAVGNGSKQNVLDQISAMGTNLLNIRPGMPGMRSSGDVATLLPEDARAIAANIDNISYVVPERSGSKTVRYGNVDAAVGISGVGAYFPEARDWPAVQGSFFTEADVNSYAAVAVLGATVVENFFPYENPLGQYILIGNIPFEVIGIMKAKGATPWGRDQDDTIWVPYTTSLVRLFGSNYLSTMNIKVDNVDEIEQTQTAITNLLASRHGEEDFSVRSSTSFLEMATETQNTLTILLGAVAAISLLVGGIGVMNIMLVSVVERTREIGIRMATGARRRDIMIQFNTEAGVVCTIGGLLGVAIGFSAAGALSLFGMNIAFSMGPPLLAFGCAVCTGLLFGYLPARKAARLDPVVALSSE
- a CDS encoding transporter, whose protein sequence is MRNHLVLPVAALFLSACSLTPDYNRPDIAAPATWSQQQDQPGAADIAYDWWTSFGSEELDGLMQAALANNTDLLAGIQRIEQARASLKIAGATLLPRVDVSGGGNRSYTDFADGGSDQATSLNAGLGIAYELDLFGANQARVEAAQAQYEATTFNEDALSLLVMGDVATGYFTLLNLRERLAIADDNLQIARELQEIVQTRLDLGSESMLALAQQRVAVANSEAARAALIQQIASAENALAVLLGKPPGAVTVEAENLSGTTVPGIAPGQPSFLLERRPDIRAAEATLIAANADIGAARAAFFPSISLGGTGSLASTGFGDPVTSVIALAASIAAPIFSGGANEGGLESATARQLELAQAYRGTVLTGFQEVEDALTAVRSAQDREAAYQVAMEQSREAYDLSTLQYDAGLIDFQTLLDTQSSRLSAEDSYAQSRLALLLAAIDLYKALGGGWQSV
- a CDS encoding 5-methyltetrahydropteroyltriglutamate--homocysteine methyltransferase (catalyzes the formation of tetrahydropteroyl-L-glutamate and methionine from L-homocysteine and 5-methyltetrahydropteroyltri-L-glutamate), which encodes MTKLLPTSTAGSLPKPSWLAEPEKLWSPWKLEGEELALAKQDALRVTLGEQFGAGIDIVSDGEQTRQHFVTTFIEGLEGVDFEKRETVRIRDRYDASVPTVVSAVSRPRPVFVEDARFLRAQTDAPIKWALPGPMTMIDTLYDAHYRSREKLAWEFATLLNEEARELEAAGVDIIQFDEPAFNVFFNEVNDWGMATLERAMEGLECQKAVHVCYGYGIKANTDWKATLGSEWRQYEMIFPAIQQSGVDLVSLECQNSHVPMDLIEMLRGKKVMVGAIDVANTQVETPEEVASTLRKALEFVDADKLYPCTNCGMTPLSRQVARGKLEALSAGAEIVRQELSTSAAA